From a region of the Desulfuromonas sp. KJ2020 genome:
- a CDS encoding ATP-binding cassette domain-containing protein produces MIRTEHLGFAYGKEPVLQNLDFEVRSGEILTILGPNGCGKSTLLRLLRGLLKPTAGGVFWGERPAHSLRRVEMARLAAVVPQFTVAHFPYTVRQMTALGRFAHGTALRPESKEDRRAIEQALAVTDTLHLADRLITGLSGGELQRVILARALAQQTPVLFLDEATSHLDLDHRLEIADLLVRLNREQGTTIVQISHDLDLAAQVSHRLMLLTDHGRLTALGPPVEVLTPANLRKVFRVDLQVETNPYTGAPRVFPISQRRQWSSAPPRLHVICGGGLGADTLRRLHVAGCALSVGPLNRGDSDATLALALDLDPVLEEPFCPISAKAASAAGTLAHQAAALVVAPTWWGPGNLICLQLALDCCRAGRPVFLIDPQQERDFTEGKAWSLTEEIRSAGGQVVDDVEEVLKHLRRDG; encoded by the coding sequence GTGATCCGTACCGAACACCTCGGTTTTGCCTATGGCAAAGAACCGGTGCTGCAGAACCTCGATTTCGAGGTGCGTTCCGGCGAAATTCTGACCATTCTAGGCCCCAACGGCTGCGGCAAATCAACCCTGCTGCGCCTGTTGCGCGGCCTGCTCAAGCCGACGGCTGGCGGCGTCTTCTGGGGTGAACGCCCGGCCCACAGCCTGCGCCGGGTGGAGATGGCCCGCCTGGCCGCCGTCGTCCCCCAGTTCACCGTGGCCCACTTCCCCTACACCGTGCGGCAAATGACCGCCCTGGGGCGTTTTGCCCACGGCACCGCCCTGCGTCCCGAATCGAAGGAAGATCGCCGCGCCATTGAACAGGCCCTGGCCGTCACCGACACCCTGCACCTGGCCGATCGACTCATCACCGGCCTGAGCGGCGGCGAACTGCAGCGCGTCATCCTCGCTCGCGCTCTCGCCCAACAAACGCCGGTGCTGTTCCTGGACGAGGCCACCAGCCATCTCGACCTGGATCATCGTCTGGAGATCGCCGATCTGCTGGTGCGCCTCAACCGCGAACAGGGCACGACCATCGTGCAGATATCCCACGACCTCGACCTCGCCGCCCAGGTTTCCCATCGCCTGATGCTCCTCACCGACCACGGAAGACTGACCGCCCTCGGGCCCCCGGTCGAGGTCCTGACCCCTGCCAATCTGCGCAAGGTCTTCCGCGTCGATCTGCAGGTGGAAACCAACCCCTACACGGGCGCGCCCCGCGTCTTCCCCATCTCCCAGCGGCGGCAATGGAGCAGCGCCCCTCCGCGCCTGCACGTGATCTGCGGGGGCGGGCTCGGCGCCGATACCCTGCGACGGCTGCATGTGGCCGGCTGCGCCCTGTCTGTCGGCCCACTCAACCGTGGCGACTCCGACGCTACTCTTGCTCTCGCCCTTGACCTGGATCCCGTGCTCGAGGAGCCTTTCTGTCCTATCTCTGCCAAAGCCGCCAGCGCCGCCGGCACCCTGGCGCATCAGGCGGCCGCGCTGGTGGTGGCGCCAACCTGGTGGGGGCCGGGCAACCTGATCTGCCTGCAGCTGGCCCTCGATTGCTGCCGGGCTGGCCGACCCGTTTTCCTCATTGACCCGCAACAGGAACGAGACTTTACGGAGGGGAAAGCCTGGAGTCTCACAGAAGAGATCAGGTCGGCGGGAGGTCAGGTGGTGGACGATGTGGAGGAGGTGCTGAAGCACCTGCGGCGGGACGGATAA
- a CDS encoding iron ABC transporter permease, which yields MRALTTPFRSPAWLLILTGCLLLAFGFSLWAGPLRIPFTDILAVFFGTETDAAQSTVVLKIRLPRAVLAALVGASLGSAGCAFQAVLRNPLADPYVLGVSGGAALGAVAAISLGFASAMILPAAAFVGAIGALALVYWVARAHRSTPHTLILSGVMVGSFAAALLLFLLWLAPSDPVRSAIFWLAGNLSLADPNLLPWAMAWSTLGFAVLWLHFPALDLLTQGEEVAADLGLAVGRARLLVFVAAGALTACAVAMAGLVGFVGLVVPHAARLLWGPGHRRLLPASALLGAAFLLAADAVSRQILAPAEVPVGVVTALLGAPFFLYLLRRSEGGA from the coding sequence ATGCGCGCCCTGACGACACCCTTCCGGAGCCCGGCCTGGCTGCTCATCCTCACCGGCTGTCTGCTTCTCGCCTTCGGCTTTTCTCTATGGGCAGGTCCCCTGCGCATTCCCTTTACCGACATCCTCGCCGTCTTTTTCGGCACGGAAACCGACGCGGCCCAGTCTACCGTCGTACTGAAGATTCGACTCCCCCGGGCCGTGCTGGCCGCGCTGGTCGGCGCGTCGCTCGGCTCGGCCGGCTGTGCTTTTCAGGCGGTACTGCGCAATCCGCTGGCCGATCCGTACGTGCTGGGGGTCTCGGGGGGCGCCGCCCTTGGGGCCGTGGCCGCCATCTCCCTGGGTTTCGCTTCCGCCATGATCCTGCCCGCGGCCGCCTTTGTCGGCGCCATCGGCGCCCTGGCTCTGGTCTATTGGGTGGCCCGCGCCCATCGCAGCACCCCGCACACCCTGATCCTCTCGGGCGTCATGGTCGGCAGTTTTGCGGCGGCCCTGCTCCTTTTTCTGCTCTGGCTGGCCCCGTCAGACCCCGTCCGCTCGGCGATTTTCTGGCTGGCTGGGAATTTGAGTCTGGCCGATCCCAACCTGCTCCCCTGGGCGATGGCCTGGAGCACCCTTGGCTTTGCTGTGCTCTGGCTGCATTTTCCCGCCCTTGACCTGCTGACCCAGGGTGAAGAGGTCGCCGCCGATCTTGGCCTCGCCGTCGGTCGCGCCCGCCTGCTCGTCTTTGTCGCCGCCGGCGCCCTGACCGCCTGCGCCGTGGCCATGGCCGGACTGGTCGGCTTCGTCGGGCTGGTGGTGCCCCACGCGGCCCGCCTCCTCTGGGGCCCCGGTCACCGCCGCCTGTTGCCAGCCTCGGCTCTCTTGGGGGCCGCCTTTCTGTTGGCCGCCGATGCCGTTTCCCGCCAGATTCTCGCCCCGGCCGAAGTGCCCGTCGGTGTGGTGACCGCCCTGCTGGGGGCGCCCTTCTTTCTCTATCTGCTGCGTCGCAGCGAGGGGGGCGCGTGA
- a CDS encoding ABC transporter substrate-binding protein encodes MTQRLLPFFLVFLLWASPAVSATWTDAVGRTVQVPDHPQRLVSLVPSLTEILFALNLGDRLVGATQFCTYPPAAAQVPRVGNYLQPSLEAIVASKPDLVFASADMAAPALVAQLDKMGIATFVVAPRDLDSTIATIRTIGSVLGEAATADRLARDMEEAFCRIRGATEKLPRPRVLLAIMVNPLTVAGPNTLGHHLIETARGINVVPDGPGRYPTWSMEAVLAADPDVIIVSPNPGEANPAAHFATWPQLRAVKENRVVTIPDPDWVYRPGPRLVLGLEAIARALHGSGLRLEDASCAP; translated from the coding sequence ATGACCCAGCGTCTTCTACCTTTTTTTCTCGTCTTTTTGCTGTGGGCGAGCCCCGCGGTGAGCGCCACCTGGACGGACGCCGTCGGCCGCACGGTGCAGGTGCCTGACCATCCGCAGCGTCTGGTCTCCCTGGTGCCGAGCCTCACGGAGATTCTCTTTGCCCTGAATCTGGGCGACAGGCTGGTCGGGGCGACCCAGTTCTGCACTTACCCTCCCGCCGCCGCCCAGGTGCCGCGCGTCGGCAACTACCTGCAGCCGAGTCTGGAAGCCATCGTCGCCAGCAAACCCGATCTGGTCTTCGCCTCCGCCGACATGGCGGCCCCGGCCCTGGTGGCGCAGCTGGACAAGATGGGGATTGCCACTTTCGTCGTCGCCCCCCGCGATCTGGATTCCACCATCGCCACCATTCGCACCATCGGGTCGGTCCTCGGAGAGGCCGCCACGGCCGACCGTCTGGCCCGCGATATGGAAGAAGCTTTCTGCCGTATTCGTGGGGCCACCGAAAAGCTACCCCGGCCTCGCGTCTTGCTGGCGATTATGGTCAATCCCCTGACGGTAGCCGGTCCCAACACGCTGGGGCACCATCTGATTGAAACAGCCAGGGGGATCAATGTCGTGCCGGATGGACCCGGCCGCTATCCGACCTGGAGCATGGAAGCCGTGCTGGCCGCCGATCCCGATGTCATCATCGTCTCCCCCAACCCCGGCGAGGCCAACCCGGCTGCCCACTTCGCCACCTGGCCGCAACTGCGAGCCGTCAAGGAGAATCGCGTGGTCACCATCCCCGACCCGGACTGGGTCTACCGGCCAGGCCCCCGCCTGGTGCTGGGTCTCGAGGCGATCGCCCGCGCCCTTCACGGCAGCGGACTGCGGCTAGAGGATGCCTCATGCGCGCCCTGA